DNA from Aliarcobacter skirrowii CCUG 10374:
TATAGAAATGATTATGAATTACTAATAGCAATAATTTTATCAGCTCAATGTACAGATAAAAGAGTAAATTTAATAACTCCAGCTTTGTTTGAAAAGTATCCAACTGTTTTTGACTTAAGTTGTGCAAATCTTGATGATGTAAAAAAACTTATAAACTCTTGCTCTTTTTTTAATAACAAAGCACAAAATATTATAAAAATGGCTCAAAGTGTTGTACAAAACTATGAAGGAAATATTCCACATGATACAAAAGAGCTTATAAAACTAGCAGGTGTAGGAAATAAAACTGCAAATGTTTTTATGATTGAGTATAAACAAGAAAATCTTATGGCTGTTGATACTCATGTTTTTAGAGTTTCTCATCGATTGGGACTTAGTGATGCAAAAAATGTAGAAAAAACCGAAGAGGATTTAGTAAAAAAACTAAAAGGTGATGATTTACATATTTTTCATCAAGCTATGGTTCTATTTGGAAGATATATTTGTAAAGCTGTTAAACCCGATTGCGATAAGTGTTATTTTCCTCAAGTTTGTAAAAGTAAAAGTGGATTTAAGCCTAGTTAAAATTTACACTTCCTATTACATTTTTTAAAATT
Protein-coding regions in this window:
- the nth gene encoding endonuclease III, with the protein product MKKATKADIEIIKKAFIENYSDAVTELNYRNDYELLIAIILSAQCTDKRVNLITPALFEKYPTVFDLSCANLDDVKKLINSCSFFNNKAQNIIKMAQSVVQNYEGNIPHDTKELIKLAGVGNKTANVFMIEYKQENLMAVDTHVFRVSHRLGLSDAKNVEKTEEDLVKKLKGDDLHIFHQAMVLFGRYICKAVKPDCDKCYFPQVCKSKSGFKPS